The Corallococcus silvisoli genome contains the following window.
TTGCGGCCCACGGACAGGTCGTTCACGGACACGTGGCGGATGATGCCCTCGGGGTCCGCGATGAACGTGGCGCGCAGGGCCACGCCCTCCTCCTTGTGCAGGATGCCCAGCGCGCTGGACAGCTCGCGCTTGATGTCCGCCAGCATGGGGAAGGGCAGGTTCTTCAGGTCCGGGTGGTGCGTGCGCCACGCGTGGTGCACGAACTCGCTGTCGGTGGACAGGCCCAGCACCTGCGCGTCGCGGTCCTGGAAGTCCTTGTTGTGCTTGCCGAACTCCGCGATCTCCGTCGGGCAGATGAACGTGAAGTCCTTCGGCCACGCGAACAGGACCGTCCACTTGCCCTTGTACGTGTCGTTGGAGATGTCCTGGAACTCCTTGTTCTTCTCCAGGCTCACGGTGCCCTTCAGCTTGAAGTTCGGAAGCTTGTCGCCAACGGTCAGCATGGTTCGACTCCTTGGGGATGGGGGGCGGGCCACCGTGGTCCACCCCAGATGTTGTAGGTTGCTACTGGTAAAGCAGCCACCGTGCCAATGTTTAATCTGCTGTGATTCCAGGGGTTTACATCAGTCCCTGGC
Protein-coding sequences here:
- a CDS encoding peroxiredoxin yields the protein MLTVGDKLPNFKLKGTVSLEKNKEFQDISNDTYKGKWTVLFAWPKDFTFICPTEIAEFGKHNKDFQDRDAQVLGLSTDSEFVHHAWRTHHPDLKNLPFPMLADIKRELSSALGILHKEEGVALRATFIADPEGIIRHVSVNDLSVGRNVKETVRTLDALQTDELCPCNWQKGEETLTSKLQKAG